The segment GTCCTCTTCCAAGTTCAACGCGATGCCCACAGTGCCATCTTCAAATTCCAGCAACTCACCTGCCATGACCTTATCCAGGCCATAAATGCGAGCAATGCCGTCTCCAACCTGGAGTACGGTTCCTACATTGGAAACCTTTACATCCTGGTTGTACTGCTCGATTTGCTGTCGAATAATGCTACTAATCTCGTCTGGTCTGATTGCTACCATGAAACTTGCCCTCGCAAATATCTTAGATGGTTCAGTTTTTTGAATCCAAAGCGTTTGAAAGTGTTTGAAGCATTCCCACAAAGAGGTTGGAATGCGTCTTAGTTGCCTGTCAATGCCAGAGAAATACGACGCAACTGGCCTCGAATGCTCGCGTCAAAGACTTGAGAACCGACCTTGATGATGACACCACCAATCAGGTCAGGATCAACGTGAACATCTAGCTCAACCTGCTGACCGCCAGACATATCCACAATCTTTTGGCGAACTGATTCCCGCTGTTCATCGGTTAGCGCCGTTGCAGATGTAACTTCAGCAAGGAGAATTCGCTTCAACTGGCGTAAGAGGGTTTGATATTGCTTACAGATGCCCTCTAGAAAACCAATACGGCGACGATCAACCAGAAGCATCAGGAAATTCAAGATGTATGGATTGGCCTGATCCCCTACAACTTGCTGGATAACTGCTTTCTTGGCTTCTGGCTTAATGAGTGGATTCGACAGGAATTGCTTAAATTCTTGCGACTCACTCAAAAGCTCCAGCAGTTGGTTAACTTCATGACCGAACTGGTCCACTAAGTCGTTATCCTGAGCTAAGCTCATCAAGGCTTGAGCATAAGGCTCGTAAACCTCAGCCGCTACTAAACTTCCCTTCATAAGTTACCTCCTAGCATGGCAATGCTACGATCTACCAAATGCCGCTTGGAATCGTCGTTCAAATCCGATTTCAGCTTGGATTCAACAGTTTGCATCGCCATTGCTACGACCTGCTGACGTAGCTCACGCAGAACTTTATCTTGCTGAGCATCGAGATCTTGAGCTGCCGTTGCACGCATCTTCGCGATATCAGCTGCAGCTTCAGCCAAAATGGCATCACGAGCAGCTTGAGCTTTTTGCTTAGAATCTTCAATAATCTTTTCTGCTTCAGCCTTTGCTTGAGCTAGGCGCTGCTGCTGTTCTGCCAAAGACGATGCAGCTTTCTGCTTGCGCTCCTCTGCTTCCTGAATAGCGGTAGCAATCGATGCACTCCGCTCCGCTAACATATTGCCAAGCGTTTTACGCCCGAAATAAACCAGGACAAAAATAATAATGACCAGGTTGATTAGATTTGTCTCCAGAAGATTGAAATTCAAGGCAAATCCTTCTTCTGGGACGTTTGCAATCCATAAGCTAGCAACATTTGCCAGCTGTATCAGTGTCTCCATGATGCCTAATGTCACTTATGCTCAATCTGCTCGACTTGCCGAAATACACTGGCTGCTGCAAAAGAGAGGGCGATCGCGCAACATCCTTTCAAGAGAATCGCGCCACTGAACTCAATTCCTACAGAAGCTGTGCCCTATGAAACCGTCAGCACCACTCCGATCATCACAAATGGCCACATCAGAAATTGCATTACAAAAAGATTGCAGACTTCAGTGTGGCTATGGAGAACAAAGCAGTGTAGCTAGACTAGCTGCCCACCGAGGAGCTTCTCCAAAATCTGTCGGCTTAAGGAATCAACCTCTTGCCCCAAAGACTGGAGTGCCTCTTGCTTCTGCTGATCCAACTCACGCTGTACCTGCTCACGCTGTGCCTGAGCCTCCTGCTGAGCAGCCGCAATCTGCTGAGATGCAATCTGCTGCGCCTGATTTTGAGCCTCAACAATCACCGCCTGAGCTTGTCGTCGAGTATCGACCAGTTCCTGCTCATATTGCTTGGCAAGAGCTTGAGCCTTTTCAAGACGCTCACGCGCATCAGCTTGAGTGACCCGGATGTATTCATTCCGTTCGTCAATCGCTTTGCCGACTGGCTTATAAAAAACAGCGTTCAACACAACGACCAAGCCAAGGAATTGGACAGCCATCAACGGCATCGTGGCGTCAATATCAAATAGACCGCCGCCACCCTTTTCTGCAGCCTCGGTAGCCAATAGCGTTGTCCAGTACAG is part of the Synechococcales cyanobacterium T60_A2020_003 genome and harbors:
- a CDS encoding F0F1 ATP synthase subunit delta, which translates into the protein MKGSLVAAEVYEPYAQALMSLAQDNDLVDQFGHEVNQLLELLSESQEFKQFLSNPLIKPEAKKAVIQQVVGDQANPYILNFLMLLVDRRRIGFLEGICKQYQTLLRQLKRILLAEVTSATALTDEQRESVRQKIVDMSGGQQVELDVHVDPDLIGGVIIKVGSQVFDASIRGQLRRISLALTGN
- a CDS encoding F0F1 ATP synthase subunit B, which translates into the protein METLIQLANVASLWIANVPEEGFALNFNLLETNLINLVIIIFVLVYFGRKTLGNMLAERSASIATAIQEAEERKQKAASSLAEQQQRLAQAKAEAEKIIEDSKQKAQAARDAILAEAAADIAKMRATAAQDLDAQQDKVLRELRQQVVAMAMQTVESKLKSDLNDDSKRHLVDRSIAMLGGNL
- a CDS encoding F0F1 ATP synthase subunit B' codes for the protein MLYWTTLLATEAAEKGGGGLFDIDATMPLMAVQFLGLVVVLNAVFYKPVGKAIDERNEYIRVTQADARERLEKAQALAKQYEQELVDTRRQAQAVIVEAQNQAQQIASQQIAAAQQEAQAQREQVQRELDQQKQEALQSLGQEVDSLSRQILEKLLGGQLV